From Candidatus Tumulicola sp., one genomic window encodes:
- a CDS encoding alpha/beta fold hydrolase, whose translation MVRIRDLSGIRIDPISVTSADGVVRGLLYHTNRAATCVILCHGYSSGKHNVDPLAYHLAAEGYVVLAFDFQGHKLGASSLPLAKAADLIVNALDVVAYAKAMPDVRRIVIGGHSMGAAVAISIGLRSPLVSGVIAMSTAMRRAQHLSGEGLLSGLSNRAAYVDGASSKEITELMDTFTSRIADLAPKPLLVVAASSDALVPPSATRLLFDEASEPKTFELIEANHTDCAERSRFVVIRWLKTHGFAS comes from the coding sequence ATGGTGCGCATCCGCGACCTATCGGGCATTCGAATCGATCCGATCTCCGTGACCAGCGCCGACGGCGTCGTACGCGGACTTCTCTACCACACAAACCGCGCGGCGACGTGCGTCATCCTCTGCCACGGCTATTCATCCGGCAAGCACAACGTCGATCCGCTCGCCTATCATCTGGCCGCGGAAGGATACGTCGTGCTGGCATTTGATTTTCAAGGTCACAAACTGGGTGCGAGTTCGCTGCCGCTGGCGAAAGCTGCAGACCTCATCGTGAACGCGCTCGACGTGGTGGCGTACGCGAAAGCCATGCCGGATGTCCGACGCATCGTCATCGGCGGCCACAGCATGGGCGCCGCTGTCGCGATCAGCATAGGCCTTCGCTCACCGCTCGTGTCCGGCGTCATCGCGATGAGCACCGCGATGAGGCGCGCGCAACATCTTTCCGGAGAAGGCCTTCTTTCCGGCCTTTCCAACCGCGCGGCCTACGTCGACGGCGCGAGCTCGAAAGAGATCACCGAGCTCATGGACACGTTCACGTCGCGAATCGCCGATCTCGCGCCGAAGCCGTTGCTCGTCGTCGCCGCATCGAGTGACGCGCTCGTTCCGCCGTCTGCGACGCGGTTGCTCTTCGACGAGGCAAGCGAGCCGAAGACTTTCGAATTGATCGAAGCGAACCATACTGATTGCGCGGAGCGCTCGCGCTTCGTCGTGATCCGCTGGCTCAAGACGCACGGCTTTGCGTCATAA
- a CDS encoding HAMP domain-containing sensor histidine kinase, with product MSVTRSAPDAASTLPFFKSLRWRLIVWYGGAVALLLAVFAGVVYYGADIVIFKSAALRVEGVAAQVEAIARAGSNGPFGPVSAVTLLSDEAQLDALAGPGLYIEAFNARGARIGASSNLAGYDLPTTGYRPWSPPEGVNGSWGIADTPVGTVLAHWHVIRSGAAPLATVYVAESLDSVRQTLATFATLLIAAYLAAIALIAAASFWLARTAIGPINEIARSAQEIGGDDLTKRLNWQGRTDELGILAARFDEMLSRLEAAFARERRFISDASHELKTPLTVINGNAQMLLRWGDKDETVRKEALEAIRSESASMARVINAMLTLAKTDNLHALALEPTNLRPIVADATAALRPQAEAKGLSLRAECDGDAYVMGEPGLLRQLVTNLTENAIKFTESGGVQVSMRSENAHALLDVADTGPGIPRDAMPQVFDRFYRADPARSRAVEGTGLGLAVVRNIVRAHGGEIDIKSEVGRGTTFSVRLPTLTLDPEGDAQ from the coding sequence GTGTCGGTTACGCGCTCCGCGCCTGACGCTGCGAGCACCCTGCCCTTCTTCAAGAGCCTGCGCTGGCGCCTGATCGTTTGGTATGGCGGCGCGGTCGCGCTGCTCTTGGCCGTATTCGCAGGCGTGGTCTACTACGGCGCCGACATCGTGATCTTCAAGTCGGCGGCGCTGCGCGTGGAGGGCGTCGCCGCGCAGGTGGAGGCGATCGCGCGGGCCGGCAGCAACGGGCCCTTTGGACCGGTCTCGGCGGTGACGCTGTTGTCCGACGAGGCGCAACTCGACGCGCTCGCGGGACCGGGGCTGTACATCGAGGCCTTCAACGCGCGCGGCGCGCGCATCGGCGCGAGCAGCAATCTCGCCGGATACGACCTGCCGACGACCGGCTATCGCCCGTGGAGTCCTCCGGAGGGCGTCAACGGGAGTTGGGGGATCGCCGACACCCCCGTGGGCACGGTCCTGGCGCATTGGCACGTGATCCGCAGCGGCGCTGCGCCGCTGGCGACGGTGTATGTCGCCGAGTCATTGGATTCTGTCCGCCAGACGCTGGCCACGTTTGCGACGTTGCTCATCGCGGCGTATCTGGCTGCGATAGCGCTGATCGCTGCTGCGAGCTTTTGGCTCGCGCGCACGGCGATCGGCCCCATCAACGAAATCGCCCGTTCGGCGCAAGAGATCGGCGGCGACGATCTGACGAAGCGGTTGAATTGGCAGGGACGCACCGATGAGCTCGGCATACTGGCGGCGCGCTTTGACGAGATGTTATCGCGCTTGGAAGCGGCATTCGCGCGAGAGCGGCGCTTCATATCCGACGCATCGCACGAACTCAAGACGCCGCTGACGGTCATCAACGGCAACGCGCAAATGCTCTTGCGCTGGGGCGATAAAGACGAGACCGTCCGAAAAGAGGCGCTTGAAGCGATCCGCAGCGAGAGCGCGTCCATGGCCAGGGTCATCAACGCGATGCTGACGCTGGCCAAGACCGACAACCTCCACGCGCTCGCGCTCGAGCCCACGAATCTCCGGCCGATCGTGGCCGACGCGACCGCGGCGTTGCGCCCGCAGGCCGAGGCGAAGGGTCTGTCGCTGCGCGCTGAGTGCGACGGCGACGCGTACGTCATGGGCGAGCCGGGATTGCTCCGCCAGCTCGTCACCAATCTCACCGAAAACGCGATCAAATTCACGGAATCAGGCGGCGTGCAGGTCTCCATGCGTTCCGAGAACGCCCATGCGCTGCTTGACGTCGCCGACACCGGCCCAGGCATCCCGCGCGACGCCATGCCGCAAGTTTTCGATCGTTTCTATCGGGCTGATCCCGCGCGCTCGCGGGCGGTCGAAGGGACGGGCCTGGGCCTGGCCGTCGTCCGCAACATCGTGCGCGCGCATGGCGGTGAGATCGACATCAAGAGCGAGGTCGGCAGGGGGACGACGTTCTCCGTACGCCTGCCGACGCTGACCCTCGATCCTGAGGGGGACGCCCAGTGA
- a CDS encoding DUF3237 family protein produces MQLRPLYTVRFIYPDGWDVELTAPGGTEEHHYYFAEGRCEGTIAGRFRAGNHPRRRTDQTFAMNMQGFIETDDGALIMVDYQGYGRTYPPGRRQVVGAAWHIASHEKYRFLNDSICVISGEVRRLKPPPAPLEQKDIQLVFVIAELVWEAPPD; encoded by the coding sequence ATGCAGCTTCGACCACTCTACACGGTGCGCTTCATCTATCCGGACGGTTGGGACGTCGAACTGACCGCTCCCGGCGGCACTGAGGAGCATCATTACTATTTCGCGGAAGGACGCTGCGAGGGCACCATCGCAGGGAGATTCCGAGCCGGCAATCATCCGCGACGACGCACTGATCAGACGTTCGCCATGAACATGCAAGGCTTCATCGAGACCGACGATGGCGCTCTCATCATGGTGGACTACCAGGGGTACGGCCGCACGTACCCACCTGGGCGGCGTCAAGTGGTCGGGGCCGCGTGGCACATCGCGAGCCACGAGAAGTATCGATTCCTGAACGACTCGATCTGCGTGATATCGGGCGAGGTGAGGCGGCTTAAGCCGCCTCCGGCCCCGCTCGAGCAAAAGGACATCCAATTGGTGTTCGTCATCGCCGAACTGGTCTGGGAAGCGCCGCCCGACTAG
- a CDS encoding OmpA family protein yields the protein MYNRSIITAFAILIVATAVAGCAKSNQTGEQTPSASPSAVVAQISPAPAVTASPAESGSPAPAESPTEGTTASPTESASPVQTATPTPPATIPTPPPGLPPGWEKQYDRVVNGREAELVVRTGSIDNLGFGWPAHFTPFSGESTPAHPWICASRPGAAPGTDRSMLGTGVTEQYIHTRPADGYSGCSHRPDNLPQAIPLAVGALPNTIHKVFLQVFLDDFQPVVFHSHFQVTLNGTRIPNFEDTINQLNQTGPIGKLLTLQLLPEYWPILRSGTVNLLFDDPTTGAPDGYAVDFARIVVNPGPWRYAVTISCDVVDAATLKPIAKTSVFAAGITTTTGNDGYCTLRGVPAGMVSVGASAVGYDSAVQLLDLPAGQHGTAHFQLKRHKETVADLKQQIQQNGTVAIYGIHFDTASAKLRPDSLASLTEILQLVKSAPSSRWIIAGHTDNQGGAAYNLGLSLARAHSVVTWLTQHGIAANRLTAKGYGLTRPVADNATDAGRALNRRVEVSIVK from the coding sequence ATGTATAATCGGTCGATCATTACTGCTTTCGCCATCCTCATCGTCGCGACGGCCGTAGCCGGCTGCGCGAAATCGAACCAGACCGGCGAGCAAACGCCGTCGGCTAGCCCATCGGCGGTGGTCGCGCAAATCTCTCCCGCACCAGCGGTGACCGCGTCGCCGGCGGAGAGCGGATCGCCCGCCCCGGCCGAATCGCCAACGGAAGGCACGACAGCCTCACCGACCGAGAGTGCGTCGCCGGTACAAACCGCGACGCCCACACCCCCGGCGACAATCCCAACGCCGCCGCCCGGACTTCCGCCGGGTTGGGAAAAGCAGTACGATCGGGTCGTCAATGGGCGCGAGGCCGAGCTCGTCGTGCGAACCGGTTCGATCGACAATCTTGGATTCGGCTGGCCGGCGCACTTCACGCCGTTCTCAGGCGAATCGACGCCGGCGCATCCGTGGATTTGCGCTTCGCGGCCCGGCGCCGCGCCGGGAACCGATCGCAGCATGCTGGGCACCGGCGTGACCGAGCAATACATCCACACGCGCCCAGCCGACGGCTACTCTGGCTGCAGCCATCGCCCCGACAACCTGCCGCAAGCGATCCCGCTCGCCGTCGGCGCGCTGCCGAACACGATTCACAAGGTCTTCCTTCAGGTGTTCCTCGACGACTTTCAGCCGGTGGTGTTCCATTCGCATTTCCAAGTGACGCTCAACGGAACGCGCATTCCGAACTTCGAAGACACGATCAATCAGCTCAATCAAACCGGGCCGATCGGCAAGCTCCTGACGCTGCAGCTGCTGCCGGAGTATTGGCCGATCCTGCGTTCAGGCACCGTCAATCTGCTGTTCGACGATCCGACCACCGGTGCACCCGACGGCTACGCGGTCGACTTCGCGCGCATCGTGGTCAATCCGGGCCCCTGGCGCTACGCCGTCACGATTTCGTGCGATGTCGTCGATGCCGCAACGCTAAAACCGATCGCGAAAACCAGCGTTTTCGCCGCGGGTATCACAACTACGACGGGCAACGACGGCTACTGCACGCTGCGCGGCGTACCGGCTGGCATGGTCTCGGTCGGTGCAAGCGCGGTGGGATATGACAGCGCGGTCCAGCTCCTCGATCTCCCGGCCGGGCAACACGGCACGGCACACTTTCAATTGAAGCGGCACAAAGAAACGGTTGCCGATCTGAAACAGCAGATCCAGCAAAATGGAACGGTCGCGATCTACGGCATCCATTTCGATACGGCGTCTGCAAAGCTGCGCCCTGATAGTCTTGCGTCGCTCACCGAGATATTGCAACTCGTCAAGAGCGCGCCGTCGTCGCGTTGGATCATCGCCGGGCACACCGATAACCAAGGCGGCGCGGCATACAATCTCGGGCTCTCGCTCGCTCGCGCACACTCCGTCGTGACGTGGCTGACGCAGCACGGCATCGCCGCGAACCGCTTGACGGCAAAGGGCTACGGTTTGACGCGTCCGGTCGCCGACAACGCCACGGACGCAGGGCGGGCGCTGAACCGTCGCGTCGAAGTATCGATCGTGAAGTAG
- a CDS encoding spore coat U domain-containing protein, whose amino-acid sequence MRRLFLILALLALVAVTVPATSKAAGFTFGNVEVQVTLVGTCGVSNSSLNFGLQAYNPGFTPDIPGVGSVDVICSSGTSYSVDLSQGAHAVGSPSQRRLYFNSGGVGPLAVDNFINYGLYSDVAHNHVWGLCCNGSSIAGFIGNGAIQHQPLYGLIPAGSMTGQAPGTYTDTVIVFVSF is encoded by the coding sequence TTGAGAAGACTATTCCTAATCCTAGCGCTACTCGCGCTCGTCGCGGTGACCGTTCCGGCCACGTCCAAGGCGGCAGGCTTTACCTTCGGAAATGTTGAGGTGCAAGTTACGCTTGTAGGCACCTGCGGCGTGAGCAACAGTTCATTAAATTTCGGGCTGCAGGCATACAACCCGGGCTTCACCCCCGACATTCCCGGGGTGGGCAGCGTTGACGTCATCTGCTCGAGCGGCACAAGCTATTCCGTCGACCTTAGTCAGGGCGCGCACGCGGTTGGTTCACCGTCTCAACGGCGGTTGTACTTCAACAGCGGCGGGGTCGGCCCGCTGGCAGTAGACAACTTCATCAACTACGGTCTCTACAGCGATGTGGCGCACAACCACGTTTGGGGCCTTTGCTGCAACGGCTCGAGTATCGCCGGATTCATCGGTAACGGGGCGATTCAGCACCAACCCCTGTATGGCTTGATCCCGGCGGGCTCGATGACTGGTCAAGCGCCGGGCACGTATACGGACACGGTCATCGTCTTCGTCTCGTTCTAG
- a CDS encoding fimbria/pilus periplasmic chaperone: MRNVIAHLGTRLLISCAAATAAIWPACALAAGLQIMPLRATLTPSNLTAAFTLTNGTGAPVLMQLHAKRWTQDGGKDRLDDTDELLAAPPIFNMVQGATQIIRVGSRHPVADPGERTYRLIIAQVPTKVNNVRGVSFVTTLSLPIFVEPATVLRGPSLEWTAKTVGRSEISLRVENKGDEHAHIARLIIYGDIGRTQTLYESTPGAYVLAGQWSSWRVNPTRPPAGSAVIIDAVLDTGATLRAVASLR, encoded by the coding sequence ATGCGAAACGTCATAGCGCATCTTGGGACGCGACTGCTGATCTCGTGTGCAGCTGCGACTGCGGCGATTTGGCCGGCTTGCGCGCTCGCCGCCGGCTTGCAGATCATGCCGCTTCGCGCCACGCTCACTCCTTCCAATCTGACCGCGGCATTCACGTTGACCAACGGGACCGGGGCGCCGGTGCTCATGCAATTGCACGCCAAGCGCTGGACGCAAGACGGCGGCAAAGATCGGCTCGACGACACCGACGAGCTGCTAGCAGCGCCGCCGATCTTCAACATGGTGCAGGGCGCGACGCAAATCATCCGCGTCGGGTCGCGCCACCCGGTCGCGGACCCCGGGGAACGGACGTATCGGCTCATCATCGCGCAGGTGCCGACGAAAGTGAATAACGTCAGGGGCGTCAGTTTTGTGACGACCCTGAGCTTGCCGATCTTCGTGGAGCCTGCAACCGTGCTGCGCGGGCCGAGCCTCGAGTGGACGGCCAAGACGGTCGGTCGCAGCGAGATAAGTTTGCGTGTCGAGAACAAGGGCGACGAGCACGCACACATCGCTCGTTTGATCATTTATGGCGACATCGGCCGCACGCAGACGCTGTACGAATCTACACCGGGAGCCTACGTGCTGGCGGGCCAATGGAGCAGTTGGCGGGTCAACCCCACAAGGCCGCCGGCCGGCAGCGCCGTCATCATAGACGCCGTCCTGGACACCGGTGCAACTCTACGCGCAGTCGCTTCTCTCAGATAA
- a CDS encoding response regulator transcription factor — translation MSQSFTQAHPADNVKRKILIVEDDVQIAKVLRLELEHEGFEVEVCGDGASAIERALKGPDLIILDLLLPRIDGLEVCRRVRKHSSVPIIMLTAKDAVPDRITGLDTGANDYLTKPFSIEELLARIRVQLREREPSERVLALKDLSLNRDTHEVTRGGRHVSLTAKEFSLLEFLMMYPNKVHTRDEIFNSVWGSDFLGESNLIDVYIRYLRNKVDEGAAEKLIQTIRGVGYALRA, via the coding sequence ATGTCGCAATCATTCACGCAGGCGCACCCTGCCGATAACGTCAAGCGCAAGATCCTCATCGTCGAAGACGACGTCCAAATCGCCAAAGTGCTCCGCTTAGAGCTGGAGCATGAAGGCTTTGAGGTGGAGGTGTGCGGCGATGGCGCAAGCGCCATCGAACGCGCGCTCAAGGGCCCCGATCTGATCATCCTCGATCTCTTGCTGCCGCGCATCGACGGACTCGAAGTGTGCCGGCGCGTGCGGAAACACTCCTCCGTTCCGATCATCATGCTGACCGCCAAGGACGCGGTCCCCGATCGCATCACCGGCCTCGACACCGGCGCGAACGACTACCTCACCAAACCCTTCTCCATCGAAGAACTGCTGGCGCGCATCCGCGTTCAGCTGCGCGAGCGCGAGCCGTCCGAGCGCGTGCTTGCGCTCAAAGACTTGTCGCTCAATCGCGACACGCATGAGGTCACGCGCGGCGGCAGGCACGTCAGCCTCACCGCCAAAGAATTCTCGCTGCTTGAATTCCTCATGATGTATCCGAACAAAGTGCACACTCGCGACGAGATCTTCAACAGCGTCTGGGGTTCGGATTTCCTCGGGGAATCCAACCTCATCGACGTCTATATCCGCTACTTGCGCAACAAAGTCGACGAAGGCGCCGCCGAAAAGTTGATCCAGACGATCAGGGGTGTCGGTTACGCGCTCCGCGCCTGA
- a CDS encoding VOC family protein: MYISVVTLYVNDVDRAIDFYTKKLGWEKTMDVPMGEGMRWATVAPKGAQTAFTLTKGAPGWSPDKVGGSTGIVIEVDDVYQTHKQLKQNGVEFKEEPRTEPWGGYAVFKDSEGNEHGLHSSVPAGVSTN, encoded by the coding sequence ATGTATATCTCCGTCGTGACCCTCTACGTCAACGATGTCGATCGGGCGATCGATTTCTACACCAAAAAGCTCGGCTGGGAAAAGACCATGGATGTGCCGATGGGAGAGGGCATGCGCTGGGCGACCGTGGCGCCAAAGGGCGCGCAGACCGCCTTCACGCTGACGAAGGGCGCCCCGGGCTGGTCGCCTGACAAGGTCGGCGGCTCCACCGGCATCGTCATCGAAGTCGACGACGTTTACCAAACCCACAAGCAGCTCAAGCAGAACGGCGTCGAGTTCAAGGAAGAGCCGCGGACGGAACCATGGGGCGGATACGCGGTATTCAAGGACTCGGAAGGCAACGAGCATGGGCTGCACTCGTCAGTGCCGGCAGGCGTCAGCACCAACTAG
- a CDS encoding fimbria/pilus outer membrane usher protein, giving the protein MVRPAAWACALALALAFAPSPGRSAVDASSPLICAVTVNGSAVSQGAIVLKEPEGTLLVRFDDLQSWRVIPPRSRIVTRDGAAYVPVTSIPGWRVTLDAAKLILDITVPVAELLPTTIDLFGSRASPQAGTGAFFDYDVHEHTQAGTPSTLGALFQFGVSGGGSVALGSLAATNFGGRFHTIRLDTTWQHDYVDCRTSLRIGDAQSGLNAFGGGIHFTGVQLATNFGTDPYFRTFPTPSIQGSANQPSLVDIYVNNALVASQNVGAGPIALTQLPVVTGAGQVQLVVTDVLGRRQVVTEQYYASPMLLKRGLSDYSYEAGFERRNYGTASGDYGPYVVLGSERLGISDRLTGEAHGEFSKGLHMLSIGANVALGSAGVLSAAAAESGSAAGNGSGWVLGYDYAGRGFGFGGRVQVDSDRFRQVGYETSTPIKRQEQAQLSLQVGRRAVLTASYTAQVAGNDVSVKIGTINISEQIGRASLVVQGLKQLGSPAPPLASVFFVLPIDSRHSATASMQLQGNQREEQFEFQQGLPPSAVGMGYRIRTQEGETHQSDGMLTFQGQAGSLTLESSNYGFGQSNDVDVSGAVALLARHAFFTRQITASYGLAEVPGYAGVRVYENNQEIGRTNRYGVVGLPTLLPYQANTVALEARDLPITANVQNAKIIAVPYFRSPAIVRFESQPPGGALVRIVDADGKPLPAGAVLKSLSGSGEWPVAEDGQVYLLGVPGAEMQLAAIVGALTCHVTIKLPRDLSQIPNLGTAVCR; this is encoded by the coding sequence ATGGTACGTCCGGCAGCATGGGCGTGTGCGCTCGCTCTCGCGCTGGCATTCGCACCATCGCCGGGGCGCAGCGCAGTCGATGCATCGTCGCCGCTCATCTGCGCGGTGACCGTCAACGGCAGCGCCGTGAGCCAGGGTGCGATCGTCTTAAAAGAGCCCGAAGGCACGCTGCTCGTCCGCTTCGACGATCTGCAATCATGGCGCGTGATCCCGCCGCGTAGCCGCATCGTCACGCGCGACGGCGCCGCGTACGTGCCGGTTACCTCAATTCCCGGATGGCGCGTCACGTTAGACGCTGCAAAGCTCATCCTGGACATCACGGTGCCCGTTGCGGAGCTGCTGCCCACCACCATTGACCTGTTTGGTTCCCGCGCATCTCCCCAAGCCGGCACGGGAGCGTTCTTCGACTACGACGTCCACGAGCACACGCAAGCCGGCACGCCGTCGACCTTGGGGGCGCTCTTTCAATTCGGGGTCTCAGGCGGCGGCAGCGTCGCCCTCGGGAGCCTCGCCGCCACGAATTTCGGCGGCCGTTTCCACACCATCCGCCTCGACACCACGTGGCAGCACGACTATGTCGATTGCCGCACGTCGCTGCGGATCGGCGATGCGCAAAGCGGCCTCAATGCCTTTGGCGGCGGCATCCATTTCACGGGCGTGCAACTCGCGACGAATTTCGGCACCGACCCGTATTTCCGGACGTTTCCGACGCCGAGCATCCAAGGATCGGCAAACCAGCCTTCGTTGGTCGACATCTACGTGAACAACGCGCTCGTAGCGAGCCAGAATGTCGGCGCCGGCCCCATCGCGCTCACGCAGCTGCCGGTCGTCACCGGGGCGGGCCAGGTGCAGTTGGTCGTCACCGACGTGCTTGGCCGGCGCCAGGTCGTGACCGAGCAATACTACGCAAGCCCGATGCTGCTCAAGCGCGGCCTCTCGGACTATTCGTACGAAGCCGGCTTCGAGCGGCGCAACTACGGCACCGCGTCCGGGGACTACGGCCCGTATGTGGTCTTGGGATCGGAGCGGCTCGGAATCAGCGACAGGCTGACTGGAGAAGCGCACGGCGAATTCTCCAAGGGACTGCATATGCTCTCGATCGGCGCCAACGTCGCGCTCGGCAGCGCGGGCGTGCTGAGTGCGGCCGCTGCCGAGAGCGGATCGGCTGCGGGAAACGGTTCAGGTTGGGTACTCGGCTACGATTACGCGGGCCGGGGCTTTGGGTTCGGCGGGCGCGTGCAGGTCGATAGCGATCGCTTCCGTCAAGTTGGTTACGAGACCAGCACACCGATCAAGCGTCAAGAACAGGCGCAGCTGTCGTTGCAGGTCGGCCGGCGAGCGGTCCTCACCGCCTCCTACACCGCGCAGGTCGCGGGAAACGACGTGTCGGTGAAAATCGGGACGATCAACATCTCCGAGCAGATCGGGAGGGCGAGCCTCGTGGTGCAGGGCCTCAAGCAACTCGGCAGCCCCGCGCCCCCGCTTGCCTCCGTCTTCTTTGTCCTGCCTATCGACTCGAGGCATTCGGCCACGGCGAGCATGCAATTGCAGGGGAATCAACGGGAGGAACAATTCGAATTCCAGCAGGGCCTCCCGCCGTCGGCTGTCGGGATGGGCTACCGCATCCGTACGCAGGAAGGCGAGACGCATCAGAGCGACGGCATGCTCACGTTCCAAGGCCAGGCGGGTTCGCTGACGCTTGAGTCTTCGAATTATGGTTTTGGGCAGTCGAATGACGTCGACGTGTCCGGCGCAGTCGCGCTGCTGGCCCGGCACGCATTTTTCACGCGTCAGATCACGGCCAGCTACGGTTTGGCCGAGGTGCCTGGCTACGCGGGCGTTCGCGTCTATGAGAACAACCAAGAGATCGGAAGGACGAATCGCTACGGCGTCGTCGGGTTGCCCACGCTGCTCCCCTACCAAGCCAATACGGTCGCGCTTGAAGCAAGAGACCTGCCGATCACGGCCAACGTTCAAAACGCGAAAATCATCGCCGTGCCATACTTCCGGAGCCCTGCAATCGTGCGTTTTGAAAGCCAGCCGCCCGGCGGCGCCTTGGTCCGCATCGTCGACGCGGACGGCAAGCCGCTCCCCGCGGGCGCCGTCTTAAAGTCGCTGAGCGGCTCGGGGGAATGGCCCGTCGCCGAGGACGGTCAAGTGTATCTTTTGGGTGTGCCGGGTGCCGAGATGCAGCTTGCGGCGATTGTCGGGGCATTGACATGTCATGTGACGATCAAGCTGCCGCGAGATCTGAGTCAAATCCCAAATCTCGGAACCGCCGTATGCCGCTGA
- a CDS encoding VOC family protein yields MSVHVYGCNHIAIEVTDIEKAVAFYEDVFNLRKQDEGEGDAFFQLGAHQFLAMFEVKSMQPDRTRHFGLLVRDERQIAEVRDKLTKKYGIKLIPGFRCDFHDPFGNRIQVVDLHDESLVWMLPYQEVQKAGISFG; encoded by the coding sequence ATGAGCGTCCATGTGTACGGTTGCAACCACATCGCCATCGAGGTGACCGACATCGAGAAGGCGGTCGCCTTTTACGAAGACGTGTTCAATCTCCGGAAGCAGGACGAGGGAGAGGGCGACGCCTTCTTCCAGCTCGGCGCGCATCAGTTTCTCGCCATGTTCGAAGTCAAAAGCATGCAGCCGGACCGCACGCGCCACTTCGGCCTCCTCGTGCGCGACGAGCGGCAGATCGCCGAAGTCCGCGACAAGCTCACCAAGAAATACGGCATCAAGCTGATCCCCGGCTTCCGCTGCGACTTCCACGACCCGTTCGGCAACCGCATCCAAGTCGTGGACTTACACGACGAGTCGCTCGTGTGGATGCTGCCCTATCAGGAAGTGCAAAAAGCCGGCATCTCGTTCGGGTAG